Part of the Garra rufa chromosome 8, GarRuf1.0, whole genome shotgun sequence genome, TGATCAACCCAAGTACTGAGCTTTGAGCTGTCACCATTGTGTGGTTGAGCAAGACAATTACCCAAATTCACTCTAGGGGGTTTCTTTAAGTGTATTGTACTGTCTCTAAAAAAGAGACATCTTGAGTAGTTTGACAAACGGTTCCCTACAAGTGCTGTCACATCCTCAGAGGGAGTAAAGAAGAAGAGCTGTCTTCTAGGGGTGCCCAAGTACTAACCATTAATAATAGTTATTCTTTGTCTTAGGTATTTTATTGGTGTACACTGATCAGCTGCCTAATATCATGTAGATTCTCTTGTGCTTCCAAAACAGCTCTGGTGCatcgaggcatggactccatatGACCTTCCTCCACTGCTTCATGGTCTAGTTTTGATTGTCACGTAGGCACTATGGACAGTAGACAGGGGTCATCATGGGCACTCTGACCAGTCTGCAGCTGCCTAGCCCCATATGTAAACTATGCGATGCATAGGGTCTTTGAAACCTTTCTATCATGGCCAGCATTACGTTTTTCAACAAATGGATCTACAATACTGTAGCTCCTCTTTGTGATTAGACCAGATGCGCTTGCCTTCACTCCCCACATGCATCAATGAGTTTTTGGTGCCCATGATGCTGTTCACCGGTTGTCTTTCCTTGCAAGGCTGTACATACACattttgagaatcaagtgtatgtaaacttttgaacagggtcatttttataaattcaactattattttgtatAATGTACACATACTTTATGTGAAATGTATTAtttgggtcagtactaaataaaaacatgcattttgtatgatccctcttgacGAATGGGGAAACacaggagagagcaaaacaaaacactggtcacgaattagaagtacaaaaatgGAGTACAAAAAGCTGTAAAGAAAACTTGGTACTCGTGAGACTTTTGGTtgattatttttatgttttattttacaatCTCCTGGCAGAGAGATCTGTATCATCTGTATATTTTGCAAAAGCGTTGAACCTTATCACACATTAGATGATCAACATAATGAGATGTTACTGGAATAATTCAGATGCATGTTAACCAACATTTGTCAGTACAGCTTCTTCAAAAAAGCAAAAGCTGGTTTTGTCatacattttgtttaaaaatctaaCATGGAGTAAGTGATCTTTGATATTATACTGTAGATCCTAGGCACATTTGAGATAAGTGTCGCAACATTATTTGAAACCCATGTGTTGTCTTTCTTGTAGCAAGTGTAATTTCATTCAACAGGACTCCATGATGCGTCTGATGGAACAAATTTTTACTGGGCCTAGACCCATATTATTAAAGTTGTTGTACTCCCCAGGCCTGATGTATATCATTCTGCCTTCGAAATTTGGCTGTTCATACAAAAGCCAGTGGCCATGTGTGACATTGCAGGACTGGCAATCGGGCATGTGAAAACGTTCCTGGACTGACTCACAGTCATCCATCAACTCATACTTTTGTCCGACAAAGTTCTCCCTTTCAAAGATTCTCATTCTAAATGTTCCTTTATGCTGCAAggaaaaaatgtcattatttagtAATTCAATTACATCAATTTACttcacaaaatatatatatatattttttttattattaccatAGGGATCATTCTGCAAGATCTGATGCAGTCACTGATGCTTGCACTCATGATCTGCTGGTTATCAGGATACTCTCCTCTTCTTACCAGCATTTGGTTACCCATGAAGTTTGAGCGCTCATAGACCATAAAACAGCCGCTTTCCACCCTACACGAGCTGCAGCGGCTGAGGTATGAGGTCACCTCAGGGCAGTCACCGCTGGTCTCGTAGTTACGACCATGGAAGTTTCTGTCCTCATAGAATATTATCTAGGAAGCATAGTGACAAAAAGACATGCTTACAATGGATAAGCCACTCTTTGTTCTTTACTTTGCTTGTTAATCCATTGAAAGTACATTGTCCTTATATTACTCCATTAACAGCTGACATTGTAAAATCAATATAGATCTTATTTCAGATGGGATTTGGTCTAAGTATcttactcaaaaccacatttgccTTCTTCAACATAGTTATCTCTTACCTTTCCCATGATTTTGCATTGGTTTCTTTAGTGCCAGTGTTACTGTGTCGCTTTTATACTCAACTTGATTGCTAAAAAATCTATATCCCATTGTTTGAACTTCTTACTCAGCAATTCTATTTTTTCTAAACTAGTCTACAAGTAGTTACCAGAACAGTTTGCTCCCTGTGCCAGCTGTGTCTTTTCTTGGTTGTAGGCCAGGGGGAGGAGGACAACTGCTGATGTGTCATTTACTGTACAGTTAAACAATAGAGACATTTCAGcaataaaagatattttgtaagggTTTTTTTTCTGCCTAAAACTGACCTTGTCAAGCATACCAGTCCTGCCTTAGGGAAAATGGTAACTGAAGTTCTACTAGTGCCATACTGGGTTATTTTAGCTTATTCTCTTAGCTGTTAtgtctgtgtttgtttaaatatttagtttGAGACTAGGAAAGTAAACTAAAAACAGAAAGATTCAGTTATGAACCAGAGACCATGGATGTCCATAAGTTCAAGTCTAATGTAATCTTTATAATTTGGTTTGTTTGGGTAATATATACAGCAGAATTAACAAAATCACCTGATACCATGACAAAatcaacaaaaaaattaaataattgcaactttttatctcacaattctgacttttttctcgcaattccgtttttttttttttcttaaaattgatccaacttgcaattcagacctttttcttgcaagttgtaaagtcagaattgcaagatataaaaatcacaattctgacattttcttctcagaattgcatgatataaactcataattctcatatatgacttttttcttgcaattctgacttcattactcccaattgcatgttataaacttgcaattctgagaaaacaatcacaattgcaagatataaattttgagaaattctgagaaaaaaagtcagaattgtgaatttatatcttgcaattctgtcttcatttctcagaattaagagatataaactcgcaattgtgagttataaagtccaattttgagggggaaaaaactgatatgttctcggaattgcgagtttatatctcacaattctgacttaattactCGCAATGGcatgtaataaagtcagaattacgagatataaaacAATCacgattgcaagatataaattcacaaattctgagaaaaaagtcagaattgtcagataaaaaaaaaagttgcaattacattttttaatttttttattcagtagtggaaatgggcttccatagttttaaATAGTTGATTTCTATCAATGTCTTAATAAAAAGATCTAGTTCATTTATGTGTGTAGAACAGGTTCATTATTCTGAAGTGTGTTTTACCGTATGACACACTATCTTTACATTGTGGTACACAAGTATTTATTACATGCATGCAGATATGAAAATAATCAATGTCTTTTTTCCCCATGTctatttttatgttatattttgggTGATTTTACCTTATTTGACTGGACAGGAAGAGAGGAGAGAGATGAACAGGACTGGGAAAGGACCTCAACATCTTAGGTTGTGAGGCACATGTTGGAGTGCTTCCCACAAGGCTATTGCTCAGATGCCCCAGTGATTTAACACAGTCAATATGGCTGCATGACATCTaactaaaattattaatatataaagctTTAGAATTATGGTTTAGTATGTATAATGATTGATGTTGTAAACTGAACTGATGCTACAAATGTTTATTTTCcattgttttgcataattttggTACATTGTCACTAATGGCAGACCTCAAGTGGTAAAATCACAGGCCAAGACAACAGAATAAATGCATGGTGAGAAATTTATTATTTATGCTTGTATTATCGTTTACGTTTTTCAGACTGTGAATTTAACACAAGTCCATGATTCTTCTAACAGAGCTGAATCTGACGTTGCTGTATCCCATATCCCTGAAGCTCCTGTACTCTCCAGGTCTGAAGTATATCATCCTTCCTCTATAGTGGGGCTGCTCATACATGAGCCAGTGGCCGTCCATCACATGGCAAGACTGGCAGTCGGATATGCGATAATGGTCCATGAAGTTATCGCAGTCATCTGTCAACTCGTACATCTGACCTCCGAAGTTCTCCCTCTCATAGATCCTCATTCTGTAAGGTCCCCTGTACTGTAAGATAAAAAGAAATGTATTGATTCAATCTGATTCAATACTATTATAATACTAACTGTTATcattactgttttattttttgttacctGAGGAACCATGCGACAGGACCTGATGCCATCACTCATACCCATGCGCATGCCATCAGCATACTCGCCCCTCCTCATAAAGAACTGGTTTCCCATGTAGTTAGGACGGTCATAGACCACAAAGCAGCCGCTCTCCACTCTGCATGAATGACAGCGGCTGAGGTAGGTAGACATATCAGAGCAGTCACTGCTGCACTCATAGGAGCGACCCTGGAAGTTCCTGTCCTCGTAGAAGATGATCTACCAAGAGAAAAGTGAATATTAAAATCTAAATCCTCTCTCTATAAGCAATAATCTTTAACAGTTGAAAAAACGTGTTTTTTTTAGCTTGTATTACACACCAGGTATGTCTATTAGCGCTTGTTTATGTAGCAAATGTTGAATATGATTACAACTAAAACATATTTatgagtttgactgttttcacttAATAATGTTTATCTTTGCATTTAATGCATTTCTGGAAGATTTAGCTGTTTTGGCAGGTCAGCTTAAGGCCACCCAATACATACCTTGCCCATGTTTGCTAGTCTTCGTGGGATTCTGTCCAGTTGCTGTCTGTCTGACTGCTGCCTTTTATACTTTATAGGCTGATAATGGTTTTTGTCATTCAAATACCCTGGAACCTGATGATCAAGCAGGTCTGTGTCATTTCTGTTAATTTAAATTGTGCAATCACAGCCTACATGAAACAAATAGAATGAAAGACAAACAGAAACAGAGCGTGACAGAGAGACAGCAAATGAGAGTGAGCAAGAGATTCACGTTGAGCTAAAGTTCCAAGTCTGAAGAATTTCTTTAGGTAGCAACCATTTTCCGAGTACGTTTATTgaagtaaatgtaaataaatgtcaCTTTCATGTCAAACAAAATGATGCTTTATGTAATTTTTGCATCAGGTGATCTGCAGGTACAATctgcttttaaatgattttagTTTTCACTTTACATAACTATAGCGGTTTTAACAATTCTACCACGAGAGGTCAccagaattaaaaaataatgtgaaGCAAAACTTTATgtacatattttttatattcagTCTTTAATGTGTCAGCTTTGACAAAGTACACCTCATGTTTCTTTCATATAAGTCCCTCTTTTCCCATTCTGTACTTTGAGCATTTGATTGCAGTAATAATATTGGAAATTTCTAGTTTATTTAATGGTTGATTAGACATTATGCAGATATGTTTTATCAAACTCTGTCCTTAACATGTGAAGAAAACTTTTTTAGGGGTGTTTTTTTAGGCACAGTTTTGAGACCTGTACCTCAACCTCTGCATATGAAATGGGTTATTAGTAATGTTCAAGAGAGTGGAATGGGTTAAATGACGACTGTGTCTTGCACTcacaattttacaaaaaatgtgGTTCAAATGTCAAAGAGAATTATTTATAGTACAATTACTTTTactacttttgaccaataggctgtgctgttaccaaattgatagAATATTGTCATAGCATTGTGGCACTAAATAAAGCAACATATTTAATGTCAGTAGGCCAAAGCATAGTAAATGTGATAAACTTATTACAggtttaataatacattattgactaaattcaaaatggcgaCATACTGTACAGTGTGTCCAACATTGGTATTATTGCACTACCATTAATTAAAGGAATCTAAAGCATCATGaggttaattaattaataaaaacctGTAAGcatgtattatatatttagtgtttttttagGTACTGCCATAAATATCTTAGGTATTCTCAGGGCATAATGCTATGATGGATATACTGTAACTTTACCTCCACGCTGTCACATTACATGAAAAATTATTTTGTGTATAAGGAGATTAAAATTTTTGCCACAGTGATCTTTAAATAGATTAGTTCACCAAATAATGAAAATTCAGtctgtaattactcaccctcatgttgttccaaacccgtaataccttcattcatctttagaacacaaattaagatattttttgatgaaatctgagagctttctgaccctccattgacagtaagggtcctaccacattcaaggcccagaaaggtagtaaggactattaaaatagtccatgtgacatcagtggttcaatactgtttgtgtgcaaaaaaaaagtaactttattcaacaattcttctcttctGCATCACACTAGCGCCATGTTGGTATCACATAAACATAAACAACGCATGGTGCACATGTGCTCTATGTCTGCAGCATTCATTGTTTACATGCGAGGAAACTGCACACATGCGTCTTGATACTCCAAAATGGTACTAGGCTGACGCAGAAGAAAAGAATTGTTAAAAAAAGTTggtatttttgtttagttttctattcaaaacctattctcgtagcttcataaaattacgattaaaccactaatgtcacatggactgttttgtcGAAGTTTTTGCTacttttctgggctttgaatgtggaaggacccttgctgtctatgg contains:
- the crygm5 gene encoding crystallin, gamma M5, with the translated sequence MGKIIFYEDRNFHGRNYETSGDCPEVTSYLSRCSSCRVESGCFMVYERSNFMGNQMLVRRGEYPDNQQIMSASISDCIRSCRMIPMHKGTFRMRIFERENFVGQKYELMDDCESVQERFHMPDCQSCNVTHGHWLLYEQPNFEGRMIYIRPGEYNNFNNMGLGPVKICSIRRIMESC
- the crygm3 gene encoding crystallin, gamma M3, translated to MGKIIFYEDRNFQGRSYECSSDCSDMSTYLSRCHSCRVESGCFVVYDRPNYMGNQFFMRRGEYADGMRMGMSDGIRSCRMVPQYRGPYRMRIYERENFGGQMYELTDDCDNFMDHYRISDCQSCHVMDGHWLMYEQPHYRGRMIYFRPGEYRSFRDMGYSNVRFSSVRRIMDLC